A genomic segment from Synchiropus splendidus isolate RoL2022-P1 chromosome 18, RoL_Sspl_1.0, whole genome shotgun sequence encodes:
- the LOC128749327 gene encoding serine/threonine-protein kinase WNK2 isoform X2, giving the protein MEGSAYSDAAHNRKSQCQLTVSMNEVGGEVNASLLDSVVRGGSDPSSYPSSSYKGNVHQRFIRRSLWFSENDEQAFDLAECEDKSKVFNINLRTIVDRTRETSCGLQQSSSTESQGRQKDGAVESAGADEARVKGGGALNASCSDGGKTAIKAVSEENEEEAEMKAVSTSPGGRFLKFDIELGRGSFKTVYKGLDTETWVEVAWCELQDRKLSKVERQRFKEEAEMLKGLQHPNIVRFYDFWESPLKGKKCIVLVTELMTSGTLKTYLKRFKVMKPKVLRSWCRQILKGLHFLHTRTPPIIHRDLKCDNIFITGPTGSVKIGDLGLATLKAASFAKSVIGTPEFMAPEMYEEHYDEAVDVYAFGMCMLEMATSEYPYAECQNAAQIYRKVTSGVKPASYNKVVDPEIKEIIGECICQKKEERYTIKDLLNHAFFAEDTGVRVELAEEDDGKKSSIALKLWVEDHKKLKGKYKETGAIEFMFDLEKDVPEVVAQEMVESGFFHESDTKTVGKSIKDRVALIKWRRERTVSATIPADQGEMEHGVQMAGSQVIAAGGTQMGQPLLLEPDELESDQNNRLHNLPTSTTSVTYCTVDSGVGSTVYSDSHSSQHSVLYQSLLEPITMATQQSFDQGSSHSQTDRPHSCEKGEVWGAVLSQELRSGVGPATRRGSAPVIDTHRAKHIAQLHALIQSRRSITPTPVIQENQMELSPSEDDSETMDDFLSQSPLPFLQESPSYPPSESDHCGQTSVKSSLGATNFLPLPSQSGRRHSDLYGLPSLTSHHNHHVSMHRGQLCQACLSVVLLKSLEGSHRNPSLTPHCPCHSRYHRASGGTLTPPGYGRHKGSSDCSDFSVLQKSLLDIISGKAAPYHSTSTPLLYSSAEQRQASSAGDGNMKSHCQSGSLTKILQDQEDCLNMRGQQVTSAVRVASSSGQSSSAPVHVPLQYLPPGQSHHAVQYVSHPNPAAPPLMSNIAEASMEKSSHLQSYQPLSEQQQLGSSAFPLQVLQTHQNHVPLNQHTPNYPLTSLAPTATQCYPDQTAQGQAATELLSQQTGLSLSSSSALYSQQNTFQEPLVQSRIPNSALVPPQLQQSQDPVLASHQQHSSYQAQTPALQLHNQTDAYSAVLQQSHEACLPKGLQIDTQVTQVHHSLTPKEQVTTHSTTNILQGLPPQSVNPLTYTNQGAAPQSFPASPHHSQAAHAFQQDTHSMSQLCREGNNHGQHLGQSLSSFPSQTSQKAMTQAAVHPQLQTLPPSQFPSQYPTVQVLAAVTDCESSHSQSCTAPHPASSSLNSIFLSPGPASSAPLSVSPLSPIHIENLLVSPNACTATGKMGATSPLNQPCAPLQIRTETALSQTPATHPSHTHTHASTNGNLQPQTQDTFTHAELPQPSQSSQSAGFPSSLHSASYHHELTKNQDQVHVAIPPPSESQKASSASANSGLTQQKPLAGATGPHDAIIEDHAAEKHISGQSYDSVNSDATSGKEMSDGYEGTHGAKGETKIRKHHRRSTRTRSRQEKISRPKLSMLNVCNTGDKMVECQLETHNHKTVTFKFDLDGDAPEEIATYMVENDFILTLEKELFIEQLKDIVDKAEDMLSEDTEGERDSAQGSSPKRSDGASTPGVEGEKSSAPSTPQLVYQQNVLHTGKRWFIICPVAETPMQDKEKTGPDASTSLDSSSAHSIRTDSAAAQSKLDTCVASPTPSKLPVAQTAAQPQEPTVGKAKLQQPELCVSKKAPASVPNSLLVEEPCIPAVSMVTDMPCCALVPPAALDVNLIDKRKASDLGSLQVTQMASPTGELPPQPGSHQPVVLQQPYSMSMQHGAVSSQPQSPAHHSSQSSQTSSHPQPASVPGESDSEGPRRVEFVDRTIKTLDEKLRNLLYQEHAPSQPSSVGVDPHGSSTEGVGSPQVSDSQSSEGPVTKKKGETLPQIPEGSDCSSGQRDSAVAAKRGELSATATSAGSKSRFQIVPTSSDICSLEKGRTNHSTCSSTAPSSGSGGSYVRSQSLTRKDCTTVATSSEAKAAKPLGSNRYSAPPNFYPTTPTSSTDVTPHHIPRARTIDTPTQLEYQHAAQLYSDSADDDSSSVAPPAPHPAQALSEHSGSDFMKRAVAFLRRSGRSKSEQSSDSASRHPVAMNGHIPSPPGGQAHSSYISSDNDSEFEDIDMKKELQKLREKHMKEISELQAFQRSEIEHLYKELGKTLPPNVGLLHAAPPSGRRRRASKHKLKPGKLLNPMVQQLKNNLNTSAERKGESAPSSSGSPAKSSVLSDGSVYSSGGSTSGSQPNTGPEQVHTQQPCSLKGSFSSDNIYSGRHSDGTAHHGAPAQGWTVYHQTSERVTYKSSSKPRTRFLSGPVSLSIWSTLKRLCLGKERSRSRSSLASPAAQTSSSQAQPSIAASSPAPSAHLIPRLAQVQTNNSNNKRGTFTEDLHKLVDDWAKETMAAAHQSRPTLNQIKQEKRLQDLECRAQTKRAGTHEVKCQGGRSHFQLPLPCPLTASFSPTMSPKRGASSSSPLPPRYLMPVGSYGRMTRGPLYPQQWVRLPSPVGGQTVAPGRMPVAAMAKQGIQGFPMHNTENGPKTSWTSFSDH; this is encoded by the exons GATCGCAAATTGTCCAAAGTGGAACGTCAGAGATTCAAAGAGGAGGCTGAGATGTTAAAAGGTCTGCAGCATCCGAACATCGTTCGTTTCTACGACTTCTGGGAGTCGCCCCTTAAAGGCAAGAAGTGCATTGTGTTGGTTACAGAGCTCATGACATCAGGGACGCTAAAAAC CTATTTGAAGCGCTTCAAAGTAATGAAGCCGAAGGTACTACGAAGCTGGTGCAGGCAGATCCTAAAAGGCCTTCACTTCTTGCACACGAGGACTCCACCGATCATCCATCGTGACCTCAAATGTGATAACATCTTCATCACCGGACCAACAGGGTCTGTGAAGATTGGGGATTTAGGCCTGGCAACACTCAAGGCGGCCTCCTTTGCCAAGAGTGTCATAG GAACACCGGAGTTCATGGCTCCAGAGATGTATGAAGAGCACTACGACGAAGCAGTGGATGTCTATGCATTTGGCATGTGCATGCTTGAGATGGCCACATCAGAGTACCCCTATGCAGAGTGCCAAAATGCTGCTCAAATCTACCGCAAAGTCACAAGT ggAGTGAAGCCAGCCAGCTATAACAAGGTTGTGGATCCAGAAATTAAGGAAATCATTGGCGAGTGCATTTGCCAAAAGAAAGAGGAGCG GTACACCATCAAGGACCTTCTCAATCATGCCTTCTTTGCGGAGGACACAGGTGTGCGTGTGGAGCTTGCAGAAGAGGACGACGGCAAGAAGTCATCCATCGCTCTCAAACTGTGGGTGGAGGACCACAAGAAACTTAAGGGGAAGTATAAGGAGACAGGAGCCATTGAGTTCATGTTCGACCTGGAAAAGGACGTTCCAGAGGTTGTGGCCCAGGAGATG GTGGAGTCTGGCTTCTTCCATGAAAGTGACACCAAAACTGTTGGGAAGTCAATCAAAGACCGCGTGGCACTAATCAAATGGAGGCGAGAGAGAACCGTGTCGGCTACAATTCCAGCGGATCAGGGGGAAATGGAGCATGGGGTCCAGATGGCAGGCTCTCAGGTCATCGCTGCTGGGGGCACACAAATGGGACAACCTCTCTTGCTCGAACCAGATGAGCTGGAGTCTGACCAGAACAATCGCCTACACAACCTCCCCACCAGCACCACGTCGGTGACAT ACTGCACTGTTGACAGTGGTGTGGGCTCCACAGTATACTCGGACTCCCACAGCAGTCAGCATAGTGTCCTCTACCAGTCCCTCTTGGAGCCTATTACCATGGCAACGCAGCAG TCATTCGATCAGGGAAGTAGCCATTCTCAAACCGATCGGCCTCACTCCTGTGAAAAAGGTGAAGTTTGGGGGGCGGTGCTGAGCCAAGAGCTCAGATCTGGTGTGGGACCTGCGACTCGGAGAGGAAGTGCTCCTGTTATTGACACTCATAGGGCAAAGCACATTGCACAACTCCATGCTCTCATTCAGTCACGGCGGTCCATCACTCCTACCCCTGTAATACAGGAGAACCAGATGGAGCTCAGTCCTTCAGAAGATGATTCAGAGACTATGGATGACTTTCTCTCTCAAAGCCCTTTGCCTTTTTTGCAAGAATCCCCTTCGTACCCGCCCTCTGAGTCCGACCACTGCGGTCAAACCAGCGTCAAATCTTCATTAGGGGCCACTAATTTCTTGCCTCTCCCTTCACAAAGTGGACGCCGACACTCTGACCTTTACGGTCTTCCAAGTCTTACCAGTCACCACAACCACCATGTGTCTATGCACAGAGGCCAGCTGTGCCAGGCGTGCCTCTCCGTGGTTCTTCTTAAGTCACTAGAAGGAAGCCACCGCAATCCTTCTCTCACGCCCCACTGTCCCTGCCACTCTAGGTACCACCGGGCCTCAGGGGGAACATTGACTCCTCCTGGTTATGGGCGACACAAAGGTTCAAGTGATTGTTCAGATTTCTCAGTGCTACAAAAGTCTCTGCTGGATATAATCAGCGGTAAAGCGGCACCATATCACAGCACCTCCACGCCCTTGCTCTACTCCTCAGCTGAACAGAGGCAGGCATCCAGCGCTGGAGATGGTAATATGAAGAGCCACTGCCAGAGTGGCAGCTTGACAAAAATCCTCCAAGATCAAGAAGATTGCCTAAATATGAGAGGGCAGCAAGTAACCAGTGCTGTTCGAGTG GCCAGTTCTTCAGGTCAGTCGTCCAGTGCACCGGTCCACGTGCCTCTCCAGTATCTGCCCCCTGGGCAGAGCCATCATGCTGTGCAGTACGTCTCCCACCCCAACCCTGCAGCACCCCCCCTCATGTCCAACATCGCTGAGGCCAGCATGGAGAAATCCTCTCACCTGCAGAGCTACCAACCTCTGAGTGAACAACAGCAGTTAGGAAGTTCAGCGTTTCCCCTGCAGGTTCTGCAGACCCATCAGAACCACGTGCCCCTCAATCAACACACCCCTAATTACCCTCTGACTTCCTTGGCCCCGACTGCAACCCAATGTTACCCAGACCAAACGGCTCAGGGGCAGGCTGCAACTGAACTGTTGAGTCAGCAGACTGGTCTGAGCTTGTCCTCGTCATCTGCACTTTACAGCCAACAGAATACATTTCAAGAACCTCTGGTACAATCCCGCATACCAAATTCTGCTTTGGTTCCCCCTCAACTCCAGCAAAGCCAAGATCCAGTGCTCGCCAGTCACCAACAACATTCCTCCTACCAGGCGCAAACTCCTGCTCTGCAACTGCACAATCAGACCGACGCTTACTCAGCAGTTCTCCAACAAAGCCATGAAGCATGTCTCCCTAAAGGACTGCAGATTGACACTCAAGTCACCCAGGTTCATCACTCCTTGACCCCCAAAGAACAAGTTACAACTCATTCGACCACGAATATCCTGCAGGGTCTTCCTCCTCAGTCAGTGAACCCGCTGACCTACACTAACCAAGGGGCGGCTCCTCAGAGCTTCCCTGCATCGCCACACCACAGCCAGGCTGCTCATGCTTTCCAACAG GACACTCACAGCATGTCGCAGCTGTGCAGAGAGGGGAACAATCATGGCCAGCATCTTGGTCAGTCACTGTCCAGTTTCCCGTCACAGACTTCTCAGAAGGCAATGACCCAAGCAGCTGTTCACCCGCAGCTGCAGACCTTGCCACCATCCCAG TTTCCCTCACAGTATCCCACAGTCCAGGTGTTGGCAGCTGTGACAGACTGTGAATCATCTCACTCTCAGTCCTGCACTGCCCCTCACCCAGCCTCCTCTTCTCTTAACTCCATTTTCCTTTCTCCTGGACCGGCATCCTCTgcacctctctctgtctccccacTCTCCCCGATCCACATTGAAAATCTGTTGGTTTCCCCAAACGCTTGCACTGCGACTGGTAAAATGGGAGCCACGTCGCCACTTAACCAGCCCTGTGCACCTTTGCAAATCAGAACCGAGACTGCTCTATCTCAAACTCCAGCCACACACccttcacatacacacacgcatgcatcCACAAATGGCAACCTGCAGCCCCAGACACAG GACACATTTACTCACGCAGAGCTTCCACAGCCCTCTCAGTCCTCCCAGTCTGCAGGTTTCCCCTCGTCTCTTCACAGCGCATCCTATCATCACGAGCTGACAAAAAATCAGGATCAGGTCCACGTGGCTATTCCTCCACCCTCTGAGTCGCAAAAAGCATCATCAGCGTCTGCTAATTCTGGTTTGACACAGCAGAAACCACTCGCAGGAGCCACAGGTCCACATGATGCGATTATTGAG GACCATGCTGCAGAGAAACACATAAGTGGACAAAGCTATGACAG TGTCAACTCTGATGCTACATCGGGGAAAGAAATGAGTGACGGCTACGAAGGGACCCATGGAGCCAAAGGTGAAACAAAGATTCGCAAACACCACCGCAGGTCAACGCGTACCCGCTCTCGGCAGGAGAAGATTAGCAGACCCAAGCTGAGCATGCTCAAT GTTTGCAACACTGGGGACAAGATGGTGGAATGCCAGCTGGAAACTCACAATCACAAAACTGTCACTTTCAAGTTTGATCTGGACGGCGATGCTCCTGAGGAGATTGCAACCTACATG GTGGAAAATGACTTCATCCTGACATTAGAGAAAGAGCTGTTTATCGAGCAGCTCAAGGACATCGTGGACAAAGCTGAAGACATGTTGAGTGAAGACACAGAGGGTGAGAGAGACTCTGCTCAGGGCTCCAGTCCCAAAAGGAGTGATGGAGCAAGCACCCCAGGAGTGGAG GGAGAGAAGAGCTCGGCTCCAAGCACCCCACAGCTTGTCTATCAGCAAAACG TTCTCCACACTGGCAAGCGCTGGTTCATCATCTGCCCTGTGGCTGAGACGCCCATGCAAGATAAGGAGAAGACTGGACCTGACGCCTCCACATCACTGG ACTCTTCTTCAGCACATTCAATCAGGACTGACAGCGCAGCTGCGCAGTCCAAGCTGGATACGTGTGTCGCCTCACCCACCCCTTCAAAGCTGCCTGTAGCTCAGACCGCTGCCCAACCTCAAGAGCCGACAGTAGGCAAAGCCAAACTGCAGCAGCCTGAGCTGTGTGTTTCTAAGAAGGCTCCTGCCAGCGTTCCCAACTCCCTCCTTGTGGAGGAGCCCTGCATCCCAGCTGTCTCTATGGTGACAGACATGCCTTGCTGTGCGCttgtgccacctgctgccctggATGTGAATCTCATCGATAAGCGGAAGGCCAGTGATTTGGGTTCACTTCAGGTGACTCAAATGGCCAGTCCCACAGGAGAGTTGCCTCCTCAGCCGGGCTCCCATCAGCCCGTGGTTCTCCAACAACCCTATTCCATGTCCATGCAGCACGGCGCTGTCTCCTCCCAACCACAGAGCCCAGCACATCACTCATCTCAGAGCTCTCAGACATCCAGCCATCCTCAGCCAGCAAGTGTCCCAGGCGAGTCAGACAGTGAGGGCCCGCGAAGAGTGGAGTTTGTTGACCGGACCATCAAGACTCTGGATGAGAAGCTGAGAAACCTTTTGTATCAGGAGCACGCTCCATCCCAGCCCTCAAGCGTAGGAGTGGACCCTCATGGCTCGAGCACAGAGGGAGTTGGATCTCCACAAGTTTCGGATAGTCAGAGCAGTGAAGGACCGGTTACCAAGAAGAAGGGAGAGACACTG CCTCAAATTCCCGAAGGCTCTGACTgttcaagtggtcagagagacTCTGCTGTGGCTG CCAAGAGAGGGGAGTTGTCTGCCACCGCGACATCAGCTGGCTCTAAAAGCCGTTTTCag ATTGTACCAACCTCATCGGATATCTGTAGTTTGGAAAAAGGCAGGACAAACCACAGCACATGCAGCTCCACAGCACCGTCTAGTGGCTCTGGAGGGTCCTACGTCAGGAGTCAGAGCCTCACCCGGAAGGATTGTACCACAGTGGCCACCTCTTCTGAAGCCAAAGCAGCCAAACCACTTGGAAGCAACCGCTATTCTGCTCCTCCGAATTTCTACCCAACAACCCCGACTTCCAGCACAGACGTCACTCCCCATCATATACCGAGGGCCCGGACCATCGACACGCCAACCCAACTCGAGTATCAACACGCTGCCCAGCTGTACTCCGACTCTGCCGACgatgacagcagcagtgtggCCCCCCCTGCACCCCATCCAGCTCAGGCCCTGTCAGAACACAGCGGTAGCGACTTCATGAAGAGGGCAGTGGCGTTTCTGCGACGCTCAGGTCGCAGCAAAAGTGAGCAGAGCTCTGACTCAGCAAGCCGACACCCTGTGGCAATGAATGGTCACATCCCGTCGCCCCCTGGAGGACAAGCACACTCATCCTACATCAGCAGTGATAATGATTCTGAATTTGAGGACATCGATATGAAGAAGGAGCTACAGAAACTAAGAGAAAA ACACATGAAGGAGATCTCGGAGCTGCAAGCGTTTCAGAGGAGTGAGATTGAGCATCTGTACAAAGAACTCGGAAAAACTCTTCCCCCGAATGTTGGCCTGCTTCACGCAGCTCCTCCCAGTGGCCGCAGGCGGAGGGCCAGCAAACACAAGCTGAAGCCTGGAAAACTACTCAATCCAATGGTGCAGCAACTCAAAAACAATCTCAACACTTCAGCCGAGAGAAAAG GTGAGAGCGCCCCCAGCTCTTCTGGTTCTCCGGCTAAAAGCTCGGTCCTGTCCGATGGCTCTGTGTACTCCAGCGGTGGCTCCACTTCTGGCAGTCAGCCCAACACAGGGCCGGAGCAGGTTCACACCCAGCAGCCCTGCTCTTTGAAGGGCTCCTTCTCCTCAGACAACATCTATAGCGGCCGGCACAGTGATGGGACGGCTCACCATGGAGCCCCTGCTCAAG GCTGGACGGTTTACCACCAAACGTCAGAGAGAGTCACCTATAAATCTAGTAGCAAACCACGCACTAGATTCCTCAGTGGGCCTGTGTCTCTGTCCATCT GGTCCACTCTGAAACGACTTTGTCTAGGCAAAGAGCGCAGTCGTAGTA GGTCATCCCTCGCCAGCCCCGCGGCTCAGACGTCCTCCAGCCAAGCACAGCCATCAATCGCCGCGTCGTCTCCTGCGCCCTCTGCACACCTCATCCCGAGACTTGCTCAGGTCCAAACTAACAACAGTAACAACAAGAGGGGCACATTCACCGAAGACCTTCACAAACTGGTCGATGACTGGGCCAAAGAGACCATGGCGGCGGCGCATCAGTCGCGACCCACTCTGAACCAGATTAAGCAGGAAAAACGCCTGCAAGATCTAGAGTGTAGAGCTCAAACCAAGCGGGCAGGGACGCATGAG GTGAAATGCCAAGGTGGACGCAGTCATTTCCAGCTGCCTCTTCCGTGCCCCCTTACTGCGTCTTTTAGCCCCACCATGTCCCCAAAAAGGGGTGCAAGCTCATCTTCCCCACTCCCTCCTAGGTACCTGATGCCTGTTGGCTCTTATGGTCGGATGACTCGGGGCCCTCTCTATCCACAACAGTGGGTCCGACTGCCGAGTCCAGTTGGCGGTCAGACCGTTGCGCCGGGAAGGATGCCAGTGGCTGCAATGGCGAAACAAGGAATCCAAGGGTTTCCTATGCACAACACTGAAAATGGCCCTAAAACCTCTTGGACTTCATTTTCTGATCACTGA